A portion of the Deltaproteobacteria bacterium genome contains these proteins:
- a CDS encoding SAM-dependent DNA methyltransferase, producing the protein MIDDSIRNAIRSALQQIGYSEEMILHHVSFVGEGGKPHKADMVAYSSSLRRDTDTAVISVKGTENTEQIQFDSEISPFRALATPVIVLAEYRIISGMAEPRVRTVGLSKDAATFNREKQKSRIIPLSRFEEYLRNNREHFTPRRLEKAKSISEQLTLFDVAPDLIKQALQIADKELVDRFEKGVGEIIGSTNDKYKRSVINAAIAVLGARILRDRLKENWPLDSGALEFLTAANRFLPGYFKVSRGIAGRLDQLLTRLPSAFDFSQVSLDMVGKFYASAFVTKELRDEWGIHYTPSRLARTLLRRMPIEELPPDKRIVGDPTCGSGSLLAAAYERLASATYLRISQKEKHDRLVNSIFGNDRDKFAAEIARMTLMLFHPPHRNNWRVTHLDAESERFEKRWIKGIEVTPTIIVANPPFGEKGGGAGHPGVRRARNQPDRSALILNHCLDILPEGGLLGIILTETILDQQLEKATRHRILRECQILEQWSIPHEWFDNVNRPAIGWVIRKSSPTSKTVHLFTLSDVPAPGRNAQLQGVIHINLTDPPDNLVPSTFDDILTKIEKSPTRIKDYYIVRNGLQPLKGKVTNTKSQNAHPWGGNSVRGTNPYSDLSDGKNGWLELIDENFGARSQRKDLREKHLDQNEPMVMLRANRNLPSWKYKWSSVNLLKPIEGRFRCRLKSVRISVSQLKSWMIGA; encoded by the coding sequence ATGATTGATGATTCTATTCGAAATGCAATAAGGTCGGCTCTTCAACAGATAGGTTACTCTGAAGAAATGATTTTGCATCACGTGAGTTTTGTTGGAGAGGGCGGGAAACCTCACAAAGCAGATATGGTGGCCTATTCAAGTTCCTTACGTCGAGATACAGATACGGCCGTCATATCTGTGAAAGGGACTGAAAATACAGAACAAATCCAGTTTGATTCAGAAATCTCCCCATTCCGTGCATTAGCCACTCCTGTGATCGTACTTGCAGAATATAGAATTATTAGTGGTATGGCTGAACCTAGAGTGAGAACCGTAGGCCTGAGTAAAGATGCAGCTACATTTAATCGGGAAAAGCAAAAAAGCAGAATTATTCCCCTTTCCAGATTTGAAGAATACCTTAGAAATAATCGGGAACATTTCACGCCACGTCGTTTGGAAAAAGCGAAGTCAATTTCCGAACAACTCACGTTGTTTGATGTTGCGCCGGACCTCATTAAGCAAGCATTGCAAATCGCTGATAAAGAGCTTGTTGATCGGTTTGAAAAAGGTGTTGGGGAAATTATAGGATCCACAAATGATAAATATAAGCGAAGTGTCATCAATGCAGCTATTGCAGTTCTCGGAGCTCGAATTCTTCGTGACCGATTGAAGGAAAATTGGCCTCTCGACTCTGGGGCCCTTGAATTCTTGACTGCTGCCAACAGATTTTTGCCTGGATACTTTAAAGTCTCCAGGGGAATCGCAGGTAGGCTTGATCAACTTCTTACTCGCTTGCCTTCTGCTTTTGATTTCTCCCAGGTGAGTCTGGATATGGTCGGCAAGTTCTACGCATCAGCTTTCGTTACCAAAGAACTTCGCGATGAATGGGGGATTCACTACACGCCATCCAGATTGGCAAGAACTCTTTTGAGGCGGATGCCTATAGAAGAACTTCCTCCGGACAAACGGATTGTGGGAGATCCAACCTGCGGGTCTGGAAGCCTTTTAGCCGCTGCATACGAACGGCTTGCTAGTGCCACTTATCTTCGCATCTCTCAGAAAGAAAAACATGACCGGCTTGTTAACTCCATATTCGGCAATGACCGGGACAAATTTGCCGCCGAAATAGCACGAATGACGTTAATGTTGTTTCATCCCCCACACCGGAACAATTGGAGAGTTACGCATCTGGATGCGGAAAGTGAAAGGTTTGAAAAGAGGTGGATAAAGGGAATCGAAGTTACGCCAACTATTATTGTGGCAAATCCCCCTTTTGGAGAAAAGGGAGGAGGCGCCGGTCACCCCGGCGTAAGAAGAGCCAGAAACCAACCCGATCGTTCTGCTTTGATTCTTAATCATTGTTTGGATATTCTCCCTGAGGGAGGGTTGTTAGGTATCATACTGACTGAAACAATATTGGATCAGCAATTGGAAAAGGCAACACGGCATCGAATCTTACGGGAATGTCAAATATTGGAGCAGTGGTCTATTCCGCATGAATGGTTCGATAATGTTAATCGCCCAGCTATAGGATGGGTTATCCGTAAGAGTTCCCCCACATCGAAAACAGTTCATCTCTTCACTCTTTCTGATGTGCCTGCCCCAGGACGTAATGCACAATTACAAGGGGTCATTCATATTAATTTGACTGATCCCCCTGATAACCTGGTTCCATCTACTTTTGATGATATCTTAACGAAGATAGAAAAGAGTCCAACTCGCATTAAGGATTATTACATCGTAAGGAATGGACTTCAGCCGCTTAAAGGGAAGGTAACAAATACAAAGTCTCAGAATGCCCATCCATGGGGCGGCAACAGTGTGCGTGGGACTAATCCGTATTCAGATCTCAGCGATGGCAAAAATGGGTGGTTGGAATTAATAGACGAGAATTTTGGGGCAAGAAGTCAAAGAAAGGATTTGCGAGAAAAGCATCTGGATCAAAACGAGCCCATGGTCATGCTTCGGGCAAACCGAAACCTTCCTTCATGGAAATATAAGTGGAGTTCAGTGAACTTATTGAAGCCTATCGAGGGACGATTTCGTTGCCGTTTGAAATCGGTGAGAATAAGCGTATCGCAGTTAAAATCGTGGATGATAGGGGCATAG
- a CDS encoding nucleotidyltransferase domain-containing protein: MDKATAIRRVKQYADLVRQNFNVRKIILYGSYSRDAARKDSDIDVAVVLDRVDDDFLVSEAKLFRLRREIDARIEPVLLEESNDKSGFLEEILKAGEIIYSAEPAP; encoded by the coding sequence ATGGATAAAGCAACAGCTATCAGACGTGTGAAGCAATATGCGGATCTTGTAAGGCAGAATTTCAACGTCAGGAAGATAATATTATACGGTTCTTACTCAAGAGATGCTGCACGAAAAGACAGCGATATTGACGTTGCCGTGGTTTTAGATCGCGTAGATGATGATTTTTTGGTGTCCGAGGCCAAACTTTTTCGGTTAAGACGAGAAATCGATGCCAGAATAGAACCTGTGTTATTGGAAGAATCAAATGACAAGAGCGGATTTCTGGAGGAGATCCTAAAAGCAGGCGAAATTATTTATAGTGCAGAGCCAGCACCTTAA
- a CDS encoding nucleotidyltransferase family protein: MGQINIEIPKEEIVRFCKKNYIVKLSIFGSALQKDFGPESDIDLLVEFDPDRVPGLIRLAGMEIEMAEIIGRKVDIRTPQDLSPYFRNEILDTAEVQYAEG, encoded by the coding sequence ATGGGCCAAATCAACATTGAAATACCAAAAGAAGAAATCGTCAGGTTTTGTAAAAAAAATTATATTGTAAAACTCTCAATTTTTGGCTCTGCCTTGCAAAAAGACTTCGGCCCTGAGAGTGACATTGATCTGCTTGTTGAATTTGATCCTGATCGTGTCCCCGGTCTTATCCGGCTGGCCGGCATGGAAATTGAGATGGCTGAAATCATTGGGCGCAAAGTGGATATCAGAACCCCTCAGGATTTGAGTCCTTACTTCAGAAACGAGATCCTTGACACCGCAGAGGTGCAATATGCAGAAGGATAA
- a CDS encoding DUF86 domain-containing protein has product MQKDNFILLRHMLDAAREAVSFAANNTRHSLSTDRKLELALIKCIEIVGEAASKVSIDYRENTSQVPWANIISMRNRLIHGYFDIDLDILWQTVVEDLPPLIAELEKIIEV; this is encoded by the coding sequence ATGCAGAAGGATAATTTTATTCTGTTGCGTCATATGCTTGATGCTGCCAGAGAAGCAGTATCTTTTGCCGCAAATAACACAAGACATTCTTTAAGCACAGACCGCAAACTTGAGCTCGCTCTTATAAAGTGCATTGAAATCGTTGGAGAAGCTGCGTCTAAGGTAAGTATTGATTATCGTGAAAATACGTCTCAAGTCCCATGGGCCAATATTATCTCTATGAGAAATCGTCTGATACATGGGTATTTTGACATCGATCTTGACATTCTCTGGCAAACCGTAGTTGAAGACCTCCCGCCCCTGATTGCGGAACTTGAGAAAATCATAGAGGTATAA
- a CDS encoding HD domain-containing protein — MKETFVNTIKAGQSVNAIFVARGRQLAYKKDGAPYLTFSIVDRSGDMKAVVWDDVRAMSKVFSEGDYVKVKGNAREYREALQLVVRELERVDPDQVDARDFLPATDRDVDQMLDQLIKISQTVENEHLSGLLAAFFNDRAFVDLFKTAPAAKKMHHAYLGGLLEHTLSIARLIQAVSGHYKGLDKDLLLTGGILHDIGKVHEFLYETHIDYSDSGRLLNHIVIGVEMLDKKIETLDGFPDDLALVLKHMIVSHHGTREFGSPEPPKTLEAIILNYLDELDAKVTGVRAFMDSEDTEATWTSYHRVLERYFYRGKG, encoded by the coding sequence TTGAAAGAAACCTTTGTGAACACGATCAAGGCTGGCCAGAGCGTAAATGCCATCTTCGTAGCCAGGGGCAGGCAGCTAGCGTACAAGAAAGACGGGGCGCCTTATCTCACCTTTAGCATTGTGGACCGCAGTGGCGACATGAAGGCGGTGGTATGGGATGATGTTCGGGCAATGAGCAAAGTCTTTTCGGAAGGCGACTATGTTAAGGTCAAGGGAAATGCGCGTGAATACAGGGAAGCGTTACAACTTGTTGTCAGAGAACTTGAACGTGTTGATCCGGATCAGGTGGATGCCAGGGATTTCCTTCCGGCCACCGACCGTGATGTTGACCAGATGTTAGACCAACTGATCAAAATCAGCCAAACAGTGGAAAACGAACATCTCTCAGGACTTCTTGCCGCATTCTTTAATGACAGGGCATTTGTTGATCTCTTTAAGACTGCGCCTGCGGCAAAAAAGATGCATCATGCCTACCTTGGCGGCCTCCTTGAACATACGCTCTCCATCGCAAGGCTCATCCAGGCCGTTTCCGGTCATTACAAAGGGCTTGACAAGGATCTGCTCCTCACAGGCGGGATCCTCCACGACATAGGCAAAGTTCACGAGTTCCTGTATGAAACGCACATCGACTATTCGGACTCGGGCAGGCTTCTTAATCATATTGTCATCGGCGTTGAGATGCTCGACAAAAAGATTGAGACCCTGGATGGTTTTCCGGACGATCTCGCCCTCGTCCTAAAGCATATGATTGTAAGTCACCATGGTACACGCGAGTTCGGGTCACCTGAACCACCCAAGACCCTTGAAGCTATCATCCTGAACTACCTGGACGAACTGGATGCCAAGGTGACGGGCGTCCGTGCCTTTATGGATTCCGAGGACACTGAAGCCACATGGACATCTTACCACAGGGTCCTGGAGCGCTATTTCTATAGGGGAAAGGGATAG